The following are encoded in a window of Sphaerisporangium siamense genomic DNA:
- the uvrB gene encoding excinuclease ABC subunit UvrB: MRPVTDLQRKVAPFEVVTDMSPSGDQPTAIAELERRVKGGEKDNVLLGATGTGKTATVAWLIERLQRPALVMQPNKTLAAQFANELREMLPNNAVEYFVSYYDYYQPEAYVPQTDTYIEKDSSINDEVDRLRHSATNSLLTRRDTVVVASVSCIYGLGTPQEYVDRMVRLKVGQEIERDRLLRRLVDMQYSRNDLAFTRGTFRVRGDTIEVIPQYEELAVRIEMFGDEIEKLATLHPLTGEVITEDAELYIFPASHYVAGPERMERAIRDIEEELAATLARMEKQGKLLEAQRLRMRTTYDIEMMRQVGTCSGIENYSRHIDGREAGSAPNTLLDYFPEDFLLVLDESHQTVPQIGAMYEGDASRKRTLVDHGFRLPSAMDNRPLKWEEFLDRIGQTVYLSATPGPYELGRAKGDVVEQVIRPTGLVDPEVVVKPTKGQIDDLVHEIRERAEKDERVLVTTLTKKMAEDLTDYLLELGIRVRYLHSEVDTLRRIELLRELRMGEFDVLVGINLLREGLDLPEVSLVAILDADKEGFLRSETSLIQTIGRAARNVSGQVHMYADRVTPSMERAIDETNRRRTKQVAYNEANGIDPQPLRKKIADILDSLAREDADTDRLLGAGRQQSRGKAPVPGMAAARQAGQHAKAIAGEMPRAQLESLVQSLTEQMHTAAADLQFEVAARLRDEIKELKRELRDMQEAGVH; this comes from the coding sequence GTGAGGCCGGTAACTGATTTGCAGCGCAAGGTGGCGCCCTTCGAGGTCGTCACCGACATGTCCCCGTCCGGTGACCAGCCGACGGCCATCGCCGAGCTGGAGCGCCGCGTCAAGGGCGGTGAGAAGGACAACGTCCTGCTCGGCGCCACGGGCACCGGCAAGACGGCGACCGTGGCCTGGCTCATCGAGCGGTTGCAGCGCCCGGCTCTGGTGATGCAGCCCAACAAGACCCTCGCCGCCCAGTTCGCCAACGAGCTGCGCGAGATGCTGCCCAACAACGCCGTCGAATACTTCGTCTCTTACTACGACTACTACCAGCCCGAGGCGTACGTCCCGCAGACCGACACCTACATCGAGAAGGACTCCTCGATCAACGACGAGGTCGACCGCCTGCGCCACTCGGCGACCAACTCGCTGCTGACCCGCCGCGACACCGTCGTGGTCGCCTCCGTCTCGTGCATCTACGGCCTCGGCACCCCGCAGGAATACGTCGACCGCATGGTCCGCCTCAAGGTCGGCCAAGAGATCGAGCGCGACCGGCTCCTGCGCCGCCTCGTCGACATGCAGTACTCGCGCAACGATCTCGCGTTCACCCGGGGCACCTTCCGCGTGCGCGGCGACACGATCGAGGTCATCCCGCAGTACGAGGAGCTCGCCGTCCGCATCGAGATGTTCGGCGACGAGATCGAGAAGCTGGCCACGTTGCACCCCCTCACCGGCGAGGTCATCACCGAGGACGCCGAGCTGTACATCTTCCCGGCCTCCCACTACGTCGCCGGCCCCGAGCGCATGGAGCGCGCGATCCGCGACATCGAGGAGGAGCTCGCCGCCACCCTGGCCCGCATGGAGAAGCAGGGCAAGCTGCTGGAGGCCCAGCGGCTGCGCATGCGCACCACCTACGACATCGAGATGATGCGCCAGGTCGGCACGTGCTCCGGCATCGAGAACTACTCGCGCCACATCGACGGCCGCGAGGCCGGCTCCGCGCCCAACACCCTCCTCGACTACTTCCCCGAGGACTTCCTGCTCGTCCTGGACGAGTCCCACCAGACCGTCCCCCAGATCGGCGCGATGTACGAGGGCGACGCCTCCCGCAAGCGCACCCTGGTCGACCACGGCTTCCGCCTTCCCTCCGCCATGGACAACCGCCCGCTCAAGTGGGAGGAGTTCCTCGACCGCATCGGCCAGACCGTCTACCTCTCGGCGACGCCGGGGCCCTACGAGCTGGGCCGGGCCAAGGGCGATGTGGTCGAGCAGGTCATCCGCCCGACCGGCCTGGTCGACCCCGAGGTCGTCGTCAAGCCGACCAAGGGGCAGATCGACGACCTGGTCCACGAGATCCGCGAGCGCGCCGAGAAGGACGAGCGCGTCCTGGTGACCACCCTCACCAAGAAGATGGCGGAGGATCTCACCGACTACCTGCTGGAGCTCGGCATCCGCGTGCGCTACCTCCACAGCGAGGTCGACACGCTGCGCCGCATCGAGCTGCTCCGCGAGCTGCGCATGGGCGAGTTCGACGTCCTGGTCGGCATCAACCTGCTCCGTGAGGGCCTCGACCTGCCCGAGGTCTCGCTGGTGGCCATCCTCGACGCCGACAAGGAGGGCTTCCTGCGCAGCGAGACCTCCCTGATCCAGACCATCGGCCGCGCGGCCCGCAACGTCTCCGGCCAGGTCCACATGTACGCCGACCGCGTCACCCCGTCCATGGAGCGCGCGATCGACGAGACCAACCGCCGCAGGACCAAGCAGGTGGCCTACAACGAGGCCAACGGCATCGACCCCCAGCCCCTGCGCAAGAAGATCGCCGACATCCTCGACTCTCTGGCCAGGGAGGACGCCGACACCGACCGGCTCCTCGGCGCCGGCCGCCAGCAGAGCCGCGGCAAGGCGCCGGTCCCCGGCATGGCCGCCGCCCGCCAGGCCGGCCAGCACGCCAAGGCCATCGCGGGCGAGATGCCCCGCGCCCAGCTCGAATCCCTGGTCCAGTCGCTCACCGAACAGATGCACACCGCCGCCGCCGACCTCCAGTTCGAGGTCGCCGCCCGCCTCCGCGACGAGATCAAGGAACTCAAGCGAGAACTCAGAGACATGCAGGAGGCCGGCGTCCACTGA
- a CDS encoding inositol monophosphatase family protein, translated as MDLDHARRVAVAAVEAAGDLLRERVRGTLGVRAKEGGDIVTDLDVAAEKLLLERIQGAFPGHRVVAEESGVSGAPDGEWTWLVDPLDGTNNVALGLPLYVVGVALCHACLPRLGVVHDPVARQTWWAVRGQGASGPAGPLAYRPARATPHGPVLAWTQGHGVARDDPALRALKTALDVRARRVLQLWAPLLGWVLLARGDIDAVVGYRAEAVDLPGGLLIAQEAGLTVRGFDGSRFDGRTDLPPERRSFVAARPALVDDLLGLVTAATARARA; from the coding sequence ATGGATCTCGATCACGCTCGCCGGGTGGCGGTGGCGGCCGTGGAGGCCGCGGGAGATCTCCTGAGGGAGCGCGTGCGAGGGACGCTGGGGGTCCGCGCCAAGGAGGGCGGCGACATCGTCACCGACCTGGACGTCGCCGCCGAGAAGCTCCTGCTCGAACGCATCCAGGGCGCCTTCCCCGGCCACCGCGTCGTCGCGGAGGAGTCGGGCGTGTCGGGCGCCCCCGACGGCGAGTGGACGTGGCTGGTGGACCCGCTGGACGGCACGAACAACGTCGCGCTCGGGCTCCCTTTGTACGTGGTGGGCGTCGCGCTGTGCCACGCCTGCCTGCCCCGGCTCGGCGTCGTCCACGACCCGGTGGCCCGGCAGACCTGGTGGGCGGTCCGCGGGCAGGGGGCGTCCGGGCCGGCGGGCCCGCTGGCGTACCGCCCCGCCCGCGCCACCCCGCACGGCCCGGTGCTGGCCTGGACGCAGGGGCACGGCGTGGCCAGGGACGACCCGGCCCTGCGCGCGCTGAAGACGGCGCTGGACGTGCGCGCGCGGCGGGTGCTGCAACTGTGGGCGCCGCTGCTGGGCTGGGTGTTGCTGGCCCGGGGCGACATCGACGCGGTGGTGGGGTACCGGGCCGAGGCGGTGGACCTGCCCGGCGGCCTGCTCATCGCGCAGGAGGCGGGGCTGACCGTGCGCGGCTTCGACGGGAGCCGCTTCGACGGGCGCACCGACCTGCCGCCGGAGCGGCGCAGCTTCGTCGCCGCGCGCCCGGCCCTGGTGGACGACCTGCTCGGCCTGGTCACGGCGGCCACGGCACGGGCCCGCGCCTAG
- a CDS encoding SLC13 family permease has protein sequence MKWRPTVLDWVRIGVLAAGLLCVATGLLPGAEAAANIRRIGPLLLFLAAVIVLAELTKEANVFDVLAGRLAIIGRGNYAALFVLCTAFASFVTIFLNLDTTAVLLTPVMLALAPRARITPLPLAMTTIWLANTASLLLPVSNLTNLLAMGRVGLSTRDFAGRMWAPQAAAIAVTMLLLWIFFWRRGERGEDRYTPPPPALVGDPVLFGVASVACVLFIAAILAGVQIGVAAAVAAVIVIAAFAWRDRAKLTWSLFPWQLLVFVSGLFLVVPTLSRYGLNDLMRGLIGSGGDALGDYRAAAAGAALSNVVNNLPAYAAGEAVIPAAGHDQLLSLLIGTNVGPVITPWASLATLLWFEWCRRRGVKVPMVKFVLTGLTLAVTGLAATIAALLLTA, from the coding sequence GTGAAGTGGCGGCCGACGGTCCTCGACTGGGTGAGGATCGGCGTGCTGGCCGCGGGCCTGCTCTGCGTGGCCACGGGGTTGCTCCCCGGCGCGGAGGCCGCCGCGAACATCCGGCGCATCGGCCCCTTGCTGCTCTTCCTGGCCGCGGTGATCGTGCTGGCCGAGCTGACCAAGGAGGCGAATGTCTTCGACGTGCTCGCCGGCCGGTTGGCGATCATCGGCCGCGGGAACTATGCCGCCCTTTTCGTGCTTTGTACGGCCTTCGCGTCATTTGTCACGATATTTCTGAATCTGGATACGACGGCGGTGCTGCTGACGCCCGTCATGCTCGCCCTCGCGCCGCGCGCCCGCATCACCCCGCTGCCCCTGGCCATGACCACGATCTGGCTGGCCAACACCGCGAGCCTGCTGCTGCCGGTGTCCAACCTGACCAACCTGCTCGCCATGGGCCGGGTCGGCCTGTCCACGCGCGACTTCGCCGGCCGCATGTGGGCGCCGCAGGCCGCCGCCATCGCCGTCACCATGCTGCTGCTGTGGATCTTCTTCTGGCGGCGCGGCGAGCGCGGCGAGGACCGGTACACGCCGCCGCCCCCCGCCCTCGTCGGCGACCCGGTGCTGTTCGGCGTCGCTTCCGTGGCGTGCGTGTTGTTCATCGCCGCCATCCTCGCCGGCGTCCAGATCGGCGTCGCCGCCGCCGTCGCCGCCGTGATCGTCATCGCCGCCTTCGCCTGGCGCGACCGCGCCAAGCTCACCTGGTCGCTGTTCCCCTGGCAACTGCTGGTCTTCGTCAGCGGGCTCTTCCTGGTCGTCCCCACCCTCAGCCGGTACGGCCTGAACGACCTGATGCGCGGCCTGATCGGGTCCGGCGGCGACGCCCTCGGCGACTACCGCGCCGCCGCCGCCGGGGCCGCGCTGTCCAACGTCGTCAACAACCTGCCCGCCTACGCCGCGGGGGAGGCCGTGATCCCGGCGGCCGGCCACGACCAGCTGCTCTCGCTGCTCATCGGCACCAACGTCGGGCCCGTCATCACCCCGTGGGCGTCCCTGGCCACGCTGCTGTGGTTCGAATGGTGCCGCCGCCGCGGGGTGAAGGTGCCGATGGTGAAGTTCGTCCTCACCGGGCTGACCCTGGCCGTGACCGGGCTCGCCGCCACGATCGCGGCTCTGCTGCTCACGGCCTGA
- a CDS encoding WD40 domain-containing protein, with translation MDDRNGTRTDIFVSYSPADERWASWIAWQLEAAGYRTMLQAWDFVPGTNFVDFMDRGVSEAGLIVAVLSRNYLGSRFGRQEWLTAFRADPDNPGNRLVTIRIEDCPLEGLLSTITWVDMVGVTDAAEARSLLLGRIRHTLAGRAKPAEEPGFPAVPARTIPGTVVREAGVARRPEPPRPPAAVPSARRTPVTPPAFPGEAPAAREREAITLLHVAGPRFGRGLADADEPLDAGELQSGIWADLTRLADAGVPRPDLLLVTGDLTESGSVREYGEALAFLTGLRVLLGLEPRRLVIVPGPRDVTKAASRAYFATCEADDVAPQPPFWPKWRHFSGLFKDVYQGLTDLDFDSAQPWSLFAQPELRAVVAGINSTMAMSHREEDAYGWVGQAQAAWFAERLRPFEETGWLRVGVAGHPPGALRDAATFGQLLGPRLNLLLHGGGPDEVGWIGEVPCLPSLAPGRHQVIEVGPAGLRRWARDRIDVPPPQELSYDRRALHGAFPPATASRPAPDPLEAPPDGGGEPEREADPSTLLLDMIAEVCETRSERARIRKVPGDPPHLLVTLAEDGFVSRQLIGAHAGPPTTEAVTSFLRHVHAAGLDHGAELVYQGQGPARQVRDDALRRGVRLRSFTEFQGLLDLSDHVADQSARLRDDRRYPPELYVPQRFRELDRASTVRDDLTGELMRLLAADHGRFVLLLGDFGRGKTFALREVARRIPAELPHLTPIFIELRALDKAHSVDGLVAAHLANHGEELIDLKAFHYMLRQGRIVLLFDGFDELVTRVTYERAADHLETLLRAAEDKAKIVVASRTQHFKSHAQVLTALGERVGTLPHRRVLSVEKFTTAQVRAYLVNRYGDEHAADERMSMITRISDLLGLAQNPRMLSFIADLPPERLRAAAQAGDTLSAAGLYAEILGHWLRFEEHRTHVPGAPGGLGVEELWGAATTLALRLWESGESYLRPAELTEVAETLGELANSPLSAGQAAHAVGTGSLLVRTDEGLFGFIHSSVMEWLVARHLALTLDERLTRRPFSALVVDFLCDLADTARLQAWAGATLADPESDDTARANAIKITTRLRTPARTDLRGARLSGEDLSYRHFAGVDLSGADLTDARLVGTNLSRADLRDARLTGARLDEAVLAGADLRGADLTRARLSRTDLRDVAVEGGRWNRAALIDVTASPSLAADPALYGAAVAPGHPVTPELAPPQVGVPYGYHYQSSRLPSPVAYSPDGGLIALGSEDGGVLVCDSVTGSPLRTLHGHRGRVYTVAYGPGVLVTGAADGTVRVWDPLTGEVRHVRAGHPQGVWPVAVSPAGDLVAAGGADGVMNVWSARTGAHLVALPGHTPPIYTVVFLPGRLVTGDAAGVIRVWDLATGGLANTLTGHRGTVYRLVLSPDGRMLATGDGAGVVRVWDPVTGEPLHDMRGHTGRVYALDFHPSGELLASGDTTGAVRLWDPRDGRALSAPQGHSGAVYQVLFSPDGATLATGDSDGVVRVWDPETGRQRAELAGHRASVWPFAFRPDGRQLATSSNDGTARLWDPASGQCRHTLRGHGRRIVAARFSADGSMLATCGNDGYVRLWDPRTGRRLREMTGAADRLISAIFSPAGPLLATASNDGGVYLWNLTAGGFERELNVETDHVWAEAFSPDGEILATANDDDSVRLWYRSSGRQVGSLAEHHGRVRSIAFSPDGATVATGCDDRMVRLWDTGSGMRLATLEGHSDRVYAVRFDPSGRLLGSAGNDGTARIWRLGPDGAWSADLLHTLKRHTGRLWSLDFSPDGAMIATGGDDLVVRLWDTTSGDHLHTLVGHTRRVWSVAFSPSGDQLASAGDDGVVILWDLTGEAPVQRATLLGLPEGWAAFSPDGRYKTEGDVAGQFWYVIGMCRFDPGELDPYLPGVRQIALDAPF, from the coding sequence ATGGACGACCGGAACGGCACGCGGACCGACATCTTCGTCAGCTACTCCCCCGCGGACGAACGCTGGGCGTCCTGGATCGCCTGGCAACTGGAGGCGGCGGGCTACCGCACCATGCTGCAGGCCTGGGACTTCGTGCCGGGCACGAACTTCGTCGACTTCATGGACCGCGGGGTCAGCGAGGCGGGCCTGATCGTCGCGGTCCTGTCCCGCAACTACCTCGGCTCCCGGTTCGGACGGCAGGAATGGCTGACGGCCTTCCGCGCGGACCCGGACAACCCGGGCAACCGGCTGGTGACCATCCGCATCGAGGACTGCCCCCTGGAGGGCCTGCTGTCCACGATCACGTGGGTGGACATGGTCGGCGTCACGGATGCGGCGGAGGCCAGGTCGCTGCTGCTCGGCCGCATCCGCCACACGCTGGCCGGCCGCGCCAAGCCCGCAGAGGAGCCCGGCTTCCCCGCCGTCCCGGCCCGCACCATCCCCGGCACCGTGGTCCGCGAGGCCGGGGTGGCGCGACGGCCGGAGCCGCCGCGCCCGCCCGCCGCCGTCCCGTCCGCGCGCAGGACGCCCGTGACGCCCCCCGCCTTCCCCGGGGAGGCCCCGGCCGCCAGGGAACGCGAGGCGATCACGCTGCTGCACGTCGCGGGCCCCCGCTTCGGGCGCGGCCTGGCCGACGCCGACGAGCCGCTGGACGCGGGCGAGCTGCAGTCCGGCATCTGGGCGGACCTGACGCGCCTGGCCGACGCCGGCGTCCCCCGCCCGGACCTGCTGCTGGTCACCGGCGACCTCACCGAGTCGGGCAGCGTCCGCGAGTACGGCGAGGCGCTCGCGTTCCTGACCGGCCTGCGCGTCCTGCTGGGGCTGGAGCCCCGGCGCCTGGTGATCGTGCCCGGCCCCCGCGACGTGACCAAGGCCGCGAGCCGCGCCTACTTCGCCACGTGCGAGGCCGACGACGTGGCCCCGCAGCCGCCGTTCTGGCCGAAGTGGCGTCATTTCTCCGGCCTGTTCAAGGACGTCTACCAGGGGCTGACGGACCTCGACTTCGACAGCGCCCAGCCGTGGAGCCTGTTCGCCCAGCCGGAGCTGCGGGCGGTCGTGGCCGGGATCAACTCGACCATGGCGATGAGCCACCGCGAGGAGGACGCCTACGGCTGGGTCGGGCAGGCGCAGGCGGCCTGGTTCGCCGAGCGCCTGCGGCCCTTCGAGGAGACGGGCTGGCTGCGCGTGGGGGTGGCCGGCCATCCTCCGGGCGCGCTGCGCGACGCCGCGACGTTCGGCCAGTTGCTGGGCCCGCGCCTGAACCTGCTGCTGCACGGCGGCGGCCCGGACGAGGTCGGCTGGATCGGCGAGGTGCCGTGCCTGCCGTCCCTGGCCCCGGGGCGTCACCAGGTCATCGAGGTCGGCCCGGCGGGCCTGCGCCGCTGGGCGCGCGACCGGATCGACGTCCCGCCGCCTCAGGAGCTCTCCTACGACCGCCGGGCGCTGCACGGCGCCTTCCCCCCGGCCACCGCCTCCCGGCCCGCCCCTGATCCCTTGGAGGCCCCTCCGGACGGCGGCGGCGAGCCCGAGCGCGAGGCCGACCCGTCCACCCTGCTGCTCGACATGATCGCCGAGGTGTGCGAGACGCGCAGCGAGCGCGCCCGCATCCGCAAGGTGCCCGGCGACCCGCCGCACCTGCTCGTCACCCTCGCCGAGGACGGCTTCGTCAGCCGGCAGCTCATCGGCGCGCACGCCGGCCCGCCCACCACGGAGGCCGTCACGTCCTTCCTGCGGCACGTCCACGCGGCGGGGCTCGACCACGGCGCCGAGCTGGTGTACCAGGGGCAGGGGCCCGCGCGGCAGGTGCGGGACGACGCGCTGCGCCGTGGCGTGCGCCTGCGCAGCTTCACCGAGTTCCAGGGCCTGCTGGACCTGTCCGACCACGTCGCCGACCAGAGCGCGCGCCTGCGCGACGACCGCCGCTACCCGCCGGAGCTGTACGTCCCGCAGCGGTTCAGGGAGCTGGACCGGGCCTCGACGGTGCGCGACGACCTGACCGGCGAGCTGATGCGCCTGCTGGCCGCCGACCACGGCAGGTTCGTGCTGCTGCTCGGCGACTTCGGCCGCGGCAAGACCTTCGCCCTGCGCGAGGTCGCCCGCAGGATCCCCGCCGAGCTGCCCCACCTGACGCCGATCTTCATCGAGCTGCGCGCCCTGGACAAGGCGCACTCGGTGGACGGCCTGGTGGCCGCGCACCTGGCCAACCACGGCGAGGAGCTGATCGACCTCAAGGCGTTCCACTACATGCTGCGCCAGGGCCGCATCGTGCTGCTGTTCGACGGCTTCGACGAGCTGGTCACGCGCGTCACCTACGAGCGCGCCGCCGACCATCTGGAGACGCTGCTGCGGGCGGCCGAGGACAAGGCGAAGATCGTCGTGGCGAGCCGAACGCAGCACTTCAAGTCCCACGCCCAGGTGCTGACCGCGCTCGGCGAGCGGGTGGGCACGCTGCCGCACCGCCGGGTGCTCAGCGTCGAGAAGTTCACCACCGCCCAGGTCCGGGCGTACCTGGTGAACCGGTACGGGGACGAGCACGCCGCCGACGAGCGCATGAGCATGATCACCCGCATCTCGGACCTGCTCGGCCTCGCCCAGAACCCGCGCATGCTGAGCTTCATCGCCGACCTTCCCCCCGAACGGCTGCGCGCGGCGGCCCAGGCCGGCGACACCCTCAGCGCGGCCGGGCTGTACGCCGAGATCCTCGGCCACTGGCTGCGGTTCGAGGAGCACCGCACCCACGTGCCCGGCGCGCCGGGCGGGCTCGGCGTCGAGGAGCTGTGGGGGGCGGCGACGACGCTGGCGCTGCGCCTGTGGGAGAGCGGCGAGTCCTACCTGCGGCCGGCCGAGCTGACCGAGGTCGCCGAGACCCTCGGCGAGCTGGCGAACAGCCCTCTTTCCGCCGGCCAGGCCGCGCACGCCGTCGGCACCGGCAGCCTGCTGGTGCGCACCGACGAGGGGTTGTTCGGCTTCATCCACTCCTCGGTGATGGAGTGGCTCGTCGCCCGGCACCTCGCGCTCACCCTCGACGAGCGGCTGACGCGGCGGCCGTTCTCGGCGCTGGTCGTCGACTTCCTGTGCGACCTGGCCGACACCGCGCGGCTCCAGGCGTGGGCGGGCGCCACCCTGGCGGACCCGGAGTCGGACGACACCGCGCGCGCCAACGCCATCAAGATCACCACCCGGCTGCGCACCCCGGCCAGGACCGACCTGCGCGGCGCCCGCCTCAGCGGCGAAGACCTGTCCTACCGCCACTTCGCCGGAGTGGACCTCAGCGGCGCCGACCTGACCGACGCGCGACTGGTCGGCACGAACCTCTCCCGCGCCGACCTGCGCGACGCCCGCCTCACCGGCGCCCGGCTCGACGAGGCCGTCCTGGCGGGCGCCGACCTGCGCGGCGCCGACCTCACCCGCGCCCGCCTCTCGCGCACCGACCTGCGCGACGTCGCCGTGGAGGGCGGCCGGTGGAACCGCGCGGCCCTCATCGACGTGACGGCCTCCCCCTCCCTGGCCGCCGACCCCGCGCTGTACGGCGCCGCCGTCGCCCCCGGCCACCCGGTGACGCCCGAGCTCGCGCCGCCGCAGGTCGGCGTGCCGTACGGGTACCACTACCAGAGCAGCCGCCTGCCCAGCCCGGTCGCCTACAGCCCCGACGGCGGGCTGATCGCCCTCGGCAGCGAGGACGGCGGGGTGCTCGTCTGCGACAGCGTCACCGGCTCCCCGCTGCGCACGCTGCACGGCCACCGGGGCCGGGTCTACACCGTGGCGTACGGACCCGGCGTGCTGGTGACCGGCGCGGCCGACGGCACCGTCCGCGTCTGGGACCCGCTCACCGGCGAGGTGCGCCACGTGCGCGCCGGGCACCCTCAAGGGGTCTGGCCGGTCGCGGTGAGCCCCGCGGGCGACCTGGTGGCCGCCGGCGGCGCCGACGGCGTGATGAACGTCTGGTCGGCCCGCACCGGAGCCCACCTCGTCGCGCTGCCCGGCCACACCCCGCCGATCTACACCGTGGTCTTCCTGCCGGGCAGGCTCGTGACCGGCGACGCGGCGGGCGTCATCCGCGTCTGGGACCTGGCCACCGGCGGGCTCGCCAACACCCTGACCGGCCACCGCGGCACGGTGTACCGGCTCGTGCTCAGCCCGGACGGCCGCATGCTGGCCACCGGGGACGGCGCCGGGGTCGTGCGCGTCTGGGACCCCGTCACCGGCGAGCCGCTGCACGACATGCGCGGCCACACCGGCCGCGTCTACGCCCTGGACTTCCACCCCTCGGGCGAGCTGCTCGCCTCCGGCGACACCACCGGCGCGGTCCGCCTGTGGGACCCCCGCGACGGCCGGGCCCTCAGCGCGCCGCAGGGCCACTCGGGGGCCGTCTACCAGGTGCTGTTCAGCCCGGACGGCGCCACGCTCGCCACCGGCGACAGCGACGGCGTCGTGCGCGTGTGGGATCCGGAGACCGGCCGGCAGCGGGCCGAGCTGGCCGGGCACCGCGCGTCGGTGTGGCCGTTCGCCTTCCGCCCGGACGGCCGCCAGCTCGCCACCTCCAGCAACGACGGCACCGCGCGGCTGTGGGACCCGGCGAGCGGCCAGTGCCGGCACACCCTGCGCGGCCACGGCCGCCGCATCGTCGCCGCCCGGTTCAGCGCCGACGGCTCCATGCTGGCCACCTGCGGCAACGACGGCTACGTCCGGCTGTGGGACCCGCGCACGGGCCGGCGGCTGCGCGAGATGACCGGCGCCGCCGACCGGCTCATCTCCGCGATCTTCAGCCCGGCCGGTCCCCTGCTGGCCACCGCCAGCAACGACGGAGGGGTCTACCTGTGGAACCTGACGGCCGGGGGGTTCGAGCGCGAGCTGAACGTCGAGACCGACCACGTCTGGGCGGAGGCGTTCAGCCCCGACGGCGAGATCCTCGCCACGGCCAACGACGACGACAGCGTCCGGCTCTGGTACCGCAGCAGCGGGCGGCAGGTCGGCAGCCTCGCCGAGCACCATGGCCGCGTGCGCTCGATCGCCTTCAGCCCCGACGGCGCCACCGTCGCCACCGGCTGCGACGACCGCATGGTCCGCCTGTGGGACACCGGCTCCGGCATGCGCCTGGCCACCCTGGAGGGCCACTCCGACCGCGTGTACGCCGTGCGGTTCGACCCGTCGGGCCGCCTGCTGGGCAGCGCCGGCAACGACGGCACGGCCCGGATCTGGCGGCTCGGTCCCGACGGCGCCTGGTCGGCCGACCTGCTGCACACCCTCAAGCGGCACACCGGCCGCCTGTGGTCGCTGGACTTCAGCCCCGACGGCGCCATGATCGCGACCGGCGGGGACGATCTGGTCGTCCGCCTGTGGGACACCACCTCCGGCGACCACCTGCACACGCTCGTGGGCCACACGCGGCGGGTCTGGTCGGTGGCGTTCAGCCCCTCGGGCGACCAGCTCGCCAGCGCGGGCGACGACGGCGTGGTGATCCTGTGGGACCTCACCGGCGAGGCGCCCGTCCAGCGGGCCACGCTGCTCGGCCTGCCCGAGGGGTGGGCGGCGTTCAGCCCCGACGGCCGGTACAAGACCGAGGGGGACGTCGCCGGGCAGTTCTGGTACGTGATCGGCATGTGCAGGTTCGACCCGGGCGAGCTGGACCCCTACCTTCCCGGCGTGCGGCAGATCGCCCTCGACGCGCCCTTCTGA
- the coaE gene encoding dephospho-CoA kinase, which translates to MLKVGLTGGIGSGKSEVSRRLAGHGAVVIDADRIAREVVEPGTGGLAEVVAAFGAGVLREDGTLDRERLGRIVFSDPGELARLNAIVHPRVGERMAELQRRAPADAVVVYDVPLLAENGLAPMYDVVIVVDASDEVRLDRLTSRRGMTREDALARIGAQAAREDRLKIADIVVPNEAGLGELDARVAEVWTELLARRGA; encoded by the coding sequence GTGCTGAAGGTCGGGCTGACGGGCGGGATCGGATCCGGGAAGAGCGAGGTGTCCCGGCGTCTCGCCGGGCACGGCGCGGTGGTGATCGACGCCGACCGGATCGCCCGCGAGGTCGTCGAGCCGGGCACCGGCGGCCTGGCCGAGGTCGTCGCGGCGTTCGGCGCCGGCGTGCTGCGCGAGGACGGCACACTGGATCGCGAGCGGCTCGGCCGGATCGTCTTCTCCGACCCCGGCGAGCTGGCGCGGCTCAACGCCATCGTGCATCCCCGGGTGGGCGAGCGCATGGCCGAGCTCCAGCGGCGGGCCCCGGCGGACGCGGTCGTGGTGTACGACGTGCCGCTGCTCGCCGAGAACGGCCTGGCCCCCATGTACGACGTGGTGATCGTGGTGGACGCCTCCGACGAGGTCCGCCTCGACCGTCTGACCTCCCGGCGCGGCATGACCCGCGAGGACGCCCTGGCCCGGATCGGGGCCCAGGCCGCCAGGGAGGACCGCCTGAAGATCGCCGACATCGTCGTGCCCAACGAGGCCGGGCTCGGCGAGCTGGACGCCCGCGTGGCCGAGGTGTGGACCGAGCTGCTGGCCCGCCGCGGCGCCTGA
- a CDS encoding GNAT family N-acetyltransferase: protein MTRIEQASPEDAGEILTLQRAAYVTEAQLYGDPFIAPLIESLEQMRAAIGGATVLKALGGGRIVGAVRGQMADRTAVIGRLVVAPDHQGRGLGTALLAAIERELGARADAFGLFTGHLSEGNLRLYRRLGYRETRRERVHEHLTLVHMRKPAPLAP from the coding sequence GTGACGCGGATCGAACAGGCTTCGCCCGAGGACGCCGGAGAGATCCTCACCCTCCAGCGCGCCGCCTACGTGACCGAGGCCCAGCTCTACGGAGACCCCTTCATCGCCCCGCTGATCGAGTCGCTGGAGCAGATGCGCGCCGCGATCGGCGGCGCCACGGTCCTGAAGGCCCTCGGCGGCGGCCGGATCGTCGGCGCGGTGCGCGGCCAGATGGCCGACCGCACGGCCGTCATCGGACGGCTGGTGGTGGCCCCCGACCACCAGGGGCGCGGCCTCGGCACCGCCCTGCTCGCGGCGATCGAGCGCGAGCTCGGCGCGCGCGCCGACGCGTTCGGCCTGTTCACCGGCCACCTGTCGGAGGGCAACCTGCGGCTGTACCGCCGCCTCGGGTACCGGGAGACCCGGCGCGAGCGCGTCCACGAGCACCTGACGCTCGTCCACATGCGCAAGCCCGCCCCGCTCGCTCCCTGA